In one Agathobacter rectalis ATCC 33656 genomic region, the following are encoded:
- a CDS encoding ATP-binding protein: MQLSIEEVKKLDSNSYQIIDIRSEEEVAHGAIKGALNIQAEEIESDERVPHDKKLVIVCSRGKTSVDVAEYLTEKGFDAASLKGGYISWLLDAMKEDEVAERDIKADVEQSIRKKFKKSIWRKFTKAINTYELVKPGDKIAVCISGGKDSMLMAKLFQELKHHNKFDFDVKFLVMDPGYNEANRHVIEENCRNLGIPATIFESDIFDAVYDIEKSPCYLCARMRRGHLYAFAKELGCNKIALGHHYDDVIETILMGMLYGAQVQTMMPKLHSTNFEGMELIRPLYLVREDDIKAWRDYNGLHFIQCACKFTDTCTTCNNEENRSKRVEIKQLIANLKKVNPFVEANIFKSVENVNLATVVAYKKDGIKHSFLDHYDE, translated from the coding sequence ATGCAGCTTAGTATAGAAGAAGTTAAAAAGCTGGATAGTAACAGCTATCAGATAATAGATATAAGAAGTGAGGAAGAGGTGGCGCACGGTGCCATAAAGGGAGCACTCAATATTCAGGCAGAGGAAATAGAGTCAGATGAGAGGGTGCCACATGATAAGAAGCTTGTCATAGTCTGCAGCCGTGGTAAGACGAGTGTGGATGTGGCAGAGTATCTCACAGAAAAAGGTTTTGATGCGGCAAGCTTAAAGGGAGGCTATATAAGCTGGCTGCTTGATGCCATGAAAGAGGATGAGGTGGCAGAGCGCGATATAAAGGCAGATGTGGAGCAAAGCATCAGAAAGAAATTTAAGAAATCCATCTGGCGCAAGTTTACAAAGGCGATAAATACCTATGAGCTTGTAAAACCGGGGGATAAGATTGCAGTGTGTATCTCGGGAGGTAAGGATTCCATGCTCATGGCAAAGCTGTTTCAGGAGCTTAAGCATCACAATAAGTTTGATTTTGATGTGAAGTTTCTCGTCATGGACCCGGGCTACAATGAGGCAAACAGGCATGTCATAGAGGAAAACTGCAGGAACCTTGGCATCCCTGCCACTATTTTTGAGTCAGATATATTTGATGCTGTATATGATATCGAAAAATCGCCATGCTATTTATGTGCGAGGATGAGAAGAGGACATCTGTATGCATTTGCAAAGGAGCTGGGCTGCAACAAAATTGCGCTCGGACATCACTATGATGATGTTATTGAGACGATACTCATGGGTATGCTCTACGGTGCACAGGTACAGACCATGATGCCTAAGCTTCACAGCACAAACTTTGAGGGCATGGAGCTTATCAGGCCTCTTTACCTGGTCAGGGAGGACGATATCAAGGCATGGCGTGATTACAACGGTCTGCATTTCATACAGTGTGCCTGCAAGTTTACAGATACCTGTACCACCTGCAATAATGAGGAAAACCGCTCAAAGCGTGTTGAGATAAAGCAGCTCATCGCTAATCTTAAAAAGGTGAATCCTTTTGTCGAGGCAAATATATTTAAGAGCGTGGAGAATGTAAATCTGGCTACGGTTGTAGCATATAAAAAGGATGGCATAAAGCACAGCTTCCTAGATCACTATGATGAATAA
- the asnA gene encoding aspartate--ammonia ligase has translation MSKLTIPKNYSSALNLHDTQLAIKTVKDFFQGMLAQRLSLTRVSAPLFVDPTTGLNDNLNGYERPVTFGILEQGDKEAEVVHSLAKWKRYALKKYGFSLGEGIYTDMNAIRRDEETDNIHSIFVDQWDWEKIIRKEDRNLDFLKETVKTVYKCLRKTEQYMAIQYDYIDLILPKDITFITTSELEEMFPDNTPKEREYYFAKAKGAICVMQIGDKLANGEPHDGRAPDYDDWALNADIIVYYPVLDIALELSSMGIRVDEKALKEQLDKAGCPERAKLPFQKAILNKELPYTIGGGIGQSRICMFFLRKAHIGEVQSSLWPEETIKACEEHGIQLL, from the coding sequence ATGAGCAAATTAACAATACCAAAGAACTATTCTTCGGCACTGAATCTTCACGATACACAGCTTGCCATCAAGACTGTTAAGGATTTCTTCCAGGGCATGCTCGCACAGCGTCTTTCCCTGACACGTGTTTCAGCACCGCTTTTCGTTGATCCTACCACAGGCTTAAACGATAACTTAAACGGATATGAAAGACCTGTTACCTTCGGCATCCTTGAGCAGGGTGACAAGGAGGCAGAGGTCGTTCACTCTCTTGCCAAGTGGAAGAGATATGCATTAAAGAAATACGGCTTCTCTCTCGGCGAGGGCATCTACACAGATATGAATGCCATAAGACGTGATGAGGAGACTGACAATATCCACTCTATATTTGTTGACCAGTGGGACTGGGAAAAGATCATCCGCAAGGAGGACAGAAACTTAGACTTCCTTAAGGAAACAGTAAAGACAGTATACAAATGCCTGCGCAAGACCGAGCAGTACATGGCTATACAGTACGACTACATAGATTTAATTCTGCCAAAGGATATCACCTTTATCACCACATCAGAGCTTGAGGAAATGTTCCCGGACAATACTCCAAAGGAGCGCGAGTATTATTTTGCAAAGGCAAAGGGTGCAATCTGTGTAATGCAGATTGGTGACAAGCTTGCAAACGGAGAGCCTCACGACGGACGTGCCCCTGACTATGACGACTGGGCTTTAAACGCTGATATCATCGTGTACTATCCTGTTCTTGATATCGCACTTGAGCTTTCATCAATGGGTATCCGTGTAGATGAAAAAGCCCTAAAGGAACAGCTTGACAAGGCCGGATGTCCTGAGCGTGCTAAGCTTCCATTCCAGAAGGCTATCCTCAACAAGGAGCTTCCGTACACTATCGGAGGCGGAATCGGACAGTCACGAATCTGTATGTTCTTCCTCAGAAAGGCTCATATCGGTGAGGTACAGAGCTCACTGTGGCCTGAGGAGACAATTAAGGCATGTGAGGAGCATGGTATTCAATTGCTATAA